CGCAATGTGCACCATGTACATGTATGGATGGTAGGCGAGAAGCCGGTGATGACGCTGCATGTGCAGGTGATCCCGCCACACGATCACGATGCCTTGTTAGATCAGATCCAACACTACCTGATGGATCACTATCAGATTGAGCACGCCACTATTCAGATGGAATATCAACCTTGTCATGGGCCAGACTGCCACCTGAATGAAGGGGTGTCTGGCCATTCACATCATCATCATTAATGGGACAGCGCGCGTGAACCTCTTTCGCGTGCGCTGTTGATCCACATCCGGCTGCCGTTGAGGGCAATAAAGGTCAGGATGATGTACTCCAGAGACATGGCGTAAACGCCCTGAAGTGCAAAAATAACGACGCTAATCACGTTAATAATCACCCACAATAGCCAGTTTTCCACATACTTACGCGTCATCAGAATCATTGCCACGATAGATAACACCATCATGCATGAATCCCAGAACGGGAAAGCGTCCGGCTGTAGTTCAGGCATCGCAACCTGTAATCCTAATGCTTGCATGATCATGACTGCCACACGGGTCAAAAATGCAAACACCGGATTGATAAATACCGTCATCAGACCAATCGAAACAACGCAAACCGCCAACCAGCTGAGCGCCTTCGGCAATGGCAACCAGCGAATTTTCAACTCTGCCTCGTTCTGACTGGTTTGTCGCGACCACGCATACCAACCGTAAATATTCGCGGCAAAGAAAAACACCTGTAATAGCAGGCTGGCATACAGCTGAATCTGAAAGAAAATAATGCCAAACAAGGTGACGTTGATCAGGCCAAAGAAGTAGTTGCTGATCTTCTCCAGACTGGCAAGGCCAATACACAGCAACCCGGCGATCGTGCCTACCGCTTCGATCCATGAGAGATCATAACCGCCTGCTCCTATTGGTATATGTACCAGGATATTCTGCACACTAAAAAAATCCATCTTTCCCCCAAAGCGTAACGTGACGCCTTATTATTAGTTATCCACGTAGTGTAGCCGCAAAATCCAGCATACGATTGAGCGGCACCAGCGCCTTCTCTCGCAGCTTTTCCTCAACATGAACCTCGTGATTGCTTCCTTCCTGTTCTAATGCCTCTGCGATGGCCTGAAGGCCATTCATGGCCATCCACGGACAATGCGCGCAGCTGCGGCAGGTTGCGCCCTCACCCGCGGTTGGTGCTTCCAGTAACTCTTTATCTGGCACCGCCTGCTGCATTTTGTAGAAAATACCCCGATCGGTTGCCACGATAAGTCGCTGATGTGGCAATGTTTTCGCAGCAGCGATCAGTTGACTGGTGGAACCGACCGCATCCGCCATATCTACAATAGCTTGCGGTGATTCTGGATGCACCAGTATGGCAGCATCCGGGTATTCTTCTTGCAAGCGGGTTAACGCCTGAGTCTTAAACTCATCATGCACAATGCAGGCACCCTGCCAGCATAAAATGTCTGCTCCCGTCTGTTTTTGCACGTAACGCCCCAGATGTTTGTCGGGTGCCCAGATGATTTTTTCACCCAAACTATCCAGATGATCAATAAGTTCGACGGCAATGCTTGAAGTTACCACCCAATCTGCGCGCGCTTTTACCGCAGCAGAAGTGTTGGCGTAGACGACGACAGTACGATCGGGATGGGCATCGCAAAATGCGTTAAATTCTTCAACAGGGCAGCCGAGATCCAGTGAACATTCAGCCTGAAGTGTCGGCATCAGAATTGTTTTTTCCGGACTGAGAATTTTGGCGGTTTCTCCCATAAATCTCACCCCAGCGACTAACAACGTAGAAGCGGGATGCTTTGCACCGAAGCGCGCCATTTCCAGAGAATCAGAAATACAGCCACCGGTTTCTTCTGCCAGTTGTTGAATTTCGGGATCGGTATAGTAGTGGGCAACCATCACCGCATTACGTTCTTTTAGCAGACGTTTTATCTTCTCGCGGTAATACGCTTTTTCATCAATGCTTAACAGCGTCGGCTTCGGGGGGAAAGGATAAATCGCCGCTTCAGGATCAAACATCACGCTCATCTTACCATCTCGTTTTACAGGCTTAACATTAAAACCGACTTAAGCGTGACATTCGCTATTATCGGCATGATTTGTTTTATATGCTAAACAAGATAGTCGAATGGTGGGGAAAAGTCACTCGAAATACATATGAGATGACGAATGCCACACTTTGCGTCTTATTCCTCCGACGTAGAGTCGTTTACGCAGCAAGCGCGGAGTATGTCATCAGGGTCAAGAATTGAAATTGAGAGATGCCTGAATAGCAAAAAAGCGCCTTTAGGGCGCTTTTTTACATTGGTGGGTCGTGCAGGATGACTCGCTTCGCTCGCCCTTCGGGCCGTCGCCGCAAGCGGCTCCGTTGTTTCGCTGCGCTCAATTCGAACCTGCTGCAGGTTCGAATCTTTGAATATCCCAGATAGCAAAAAAGCGCCTTTAGGGCACTTTTTTACATTGGTGGGTCGTGCAGGATTCGAACCTGCGACCAATTGATTAAAAGTCAACTGCTCTACCAACTGAGCTAACGACCCCTTGCGGGATTATGCTGCTTTAATCATTCAGGATGGTGGGTCGTGCAGGATTCGAACCTGCGACCAATTGATTAAAAGTCAACTGCTCTACCAACTGAGCTAACGACCCCTTGCGGGATTATGCTGCTTTAATCATTCAGGATGGTGGGTCGTGCAGGATTCGAACCTGCGACCAATTGATTAAAAGTCAACTGCTCTACCAACTGAGCTAACGACCCATACGGGTGTTACCTGAATGATTTCTACTCGGGACCAATCTTTAATATTGGTGGATCGTGCAGGATGACTCGCTTCGCTCGCCCTACGGGCCGTTGCTGACGCAACGTTATCCTTCACGCTTAACATCTGAGTTTGATGTTAAAACTGGTGGGTCGTGCAGGATTCGAACCTGCGACCAATTGATTAAAAGTCAACTGCTCTACCAACTGAGCTAACGACCCGAGTGGTGGGTGATGACGGGATCGAACCGCCGACCCCCTCCTTGTAAGGGAGGTGCTCTCCCAGCTGAGCTAATCACCCGATACTGCGCTGGATACTACAAACTACTTCCACCGAACCCACCGCATTAGTGGTGGGTCGTGCAGGATTCGAACCTGCGACCAATTGATTAAAAGTCAACTGCTCTACCAACTGAGCTAACGACCCGGTGGTGGGTGATGACGGGATCGAACCGCCGACCCCCTCCTTGTAAGGGAGGTGCTCTCCCAGCTGAGCTAATCACCCGATACTACGCTGGATACTACAACTAACTAGGTTAGTGGTGGGTCGTGCAGGATTCGAACCTGCGACCAATTGATTAAAAGTCAACTGCTCTACCAACTGAGCTAACGACCCACTTTTTCGTTGCTTTCGGCTTGTTTGATATCCCGTGGCAACGGCGGCATATATTACTGATTTCAGACTTGAGCGCAACAAAAATTTCGATGTAGATCACTCAACTGCTTATGATTCGCACGACACGACCAGAAATAATGCGACTTCTGGTCGTGTGTTATGCATTACATCGCGTTCAGACGTTTTTGCGCCTGTTTTGCGCCATCAGTCCCAGGGTATTTACTGATAACCTGCTGATATACAGCTTTCGCTTTTGCGGTGTCACCTTTGTCCTGCATGATGACGCCGACTTTAAACATCGCATCTGCAGCCTTCGGTGACTTCGGATAGTTTTTCACTACCGAAGCAAAATAATACGCCGCATCATCTTTTTTACCCTTGTTGTAGTTTAACTGACCCAGCCAATAATTGGCGTTTGGCAGGTAAGTTGAATCAGGGTAATTTTTGATGAAATTCTGAAATGCCACCATTGCGTCATCCTGGCGGGATTTATCCTGCACCAGCGCAATAGCTGCATTGTAATCCGTGTTTGCATCACCGCTTTTCACCGGCGCGCCAGCATTCGCAGTACCAGCATCAGCTGTCGGCGTCGTTGATGCCGCCGCACCGCTTTGATCGCCGCTGGTTGATTGCGCCGCTGCACCACCGCTGCTGAGGCTATCGATCTGCAACAGGATCTGCTTTTGCCGCTCCACGACCTGATTCAGTTGATACTGATTTTCCTGAATCTGACCACGCAGGGAATCAATATCGGATTGATTATCAGAGAGTTGTTGCTGGAGTTGGGTTAAAAGCTGGCTGTGAGCATTAGAAATACGCTCAAGTTGAGTGACGCGGTCTTCGACCGAGCCTGAGCCGACACTACTGATTGGTGCCTGAGCAAAAGCGGCCCAGGGGGCCGCTATACCAACCAGTAACGACAGACTCAATAGTTGATGTCTGAAGTTACTGCTCATGCAATTCTCTTAGTAAACCAGTACCGCACGACGGTTTTTGGAGTATGCCGCTTCGTCATGACCCAGTACTGCAGGTTTTTCTTTACCGTAAGAAACGATGGAGATCTGGTCTGCAGAAACGCCTTTACCCTGCAGGTACATCTTAACGGCGTTCGCACGACGTTCACCCAGGGAGATGTTGTATTCCGGAGTACCACGTTCGTCCGCGTGACCTTCTACGGTGACTTTGTAAGACGGGTTGCTACGCAGGAAGTTTGCATGTGCATCCAGCATTTGAGCGAAGTCAGAACGGATATCGTACTTGTCCAGATCGAAGTAAACGATGTTGTTCTGCTGCAGCTGTTGCATTTGCAGACGAGCCTGCTCTTCGGAAGACATGTTGCCATTGCCGCCGTTCGCATCCATACCAGTGCCGGCACCCAGCATGCCTTCGCTGCCGTCATTGCTGGCGTTCTTGTTGGAAGAACATGCCGCAATTGCCATAACAGGCAGAGCAATCATCAGCCCTTTCAGCACTTTGTTCAGTTGCATTTCAATGATTCCTTTACTATTCAATTAATTATTATCACAGATACGGCGACCAGGCAGGGAATTTGACCTGTCCATCAGTTGCCGGAAGACGCGCTTTGAAACGCCCATCTGTAGAAACCAAATTCAGCACGGATCCCATCCCCTGAGAAGAGCTGTAGATTACCATAGTGCCGTTAGGTGCCAGACTTGGCGTTTCATCCAGGAACGTGGACGACAGAACTTGTACGCCTCCCGTTGCCAGATCTTGTTTGGCAATGTGCTGCTGCCCACCATTGGAGCTGACCATTACCATAAATTTACCGTCGCTGCTGACATCCGCATCCTGGTTCTGCGAACCTTCCCAGGTAATACGTTGTGGCGCACCGCCGTTGATATTCACTTTATAAACCTGCGGACGACCGGCCTGGTCAGAAGTAAATGCCAGGTTCTGGCTGTCCGGGAACCAGGTCGGTTCGGTATTGTTACTGCGACCATCAGTCACCTGGCGGATCTGACCAGAAGCCAAATCCATTACGTACAGGTTCAGGCTACCGGTTTTCGACAAGGCGAATGCCAGTTTGCTGCCGTCTGGCGAGAATGCAGGTGCACCGTTGTGACGCGGGAATGAAGCCACCTGACGTACAGCGCCATTTGCCAGCGTTTGGATGACCAGCGCGGAACGACCGCTTTCGAAGGTCACATAAGCCAGTTTAGAACCGTCTGGTGACCACGCCGGAGACATCAGCGGCTGCGGAGAACGGTGAACGACAAACTGGTTGTAACCGTCATAGTCAGATACGCGCAGTTCATACGGGAACTGACCGCCGTTGGTCTGAACAACGTAGGCAATACGGGTACGGAACGCACCTTTAATGCCGGTCAGTTTTTCAAACACTTCGTCACTGGCGGTATGACCAGCATAACGCAGCCACTGCTTGTTCACTTTGTACGAGTTCTGAGCAAGTACAGTACCCGGTGCGCCGCCAGTGTCCACAAGTTGATAAGCAACATTGTAAGAGCCGTCCGGATTCGGAGTGACCTGGCCGACAACCACAGCGTCAATACCCAGCGCAGACCATGCAGCTGGTTGAACTTCCTGCGCACTACCCGGCTGCTGTGGCAGACGAGCGCGATCTAATGGATTAAATTTACCGCTGTTACGCAAGTCAGCAGCAACGATGCCGCCAATATCTTCAGGTGCTGCACCAGGACCCGCCCACTGGAAAGGAACAACGCCAATAGGACGACCGGAATCTACACCGCTGTCGATCACAATGCGGACTTCAGCATGCAGAACTGATGCCCACAGTATGAGAAAACCAAATGCTACTCGTAATGCCTGCTTCATCATATCTCCCTTATCTGGACCGATGGCCCACGATAATTTAGCAGAATGTTAACAAACTAAAATACACAAAACTACCAGAACCCCGTGGCAACCGGTGTCTGATGTTGACCGTCGGAACAGTCAGCATCGCGATTACGGTTTGAAGTCCAATGGCGCGTTTTTGAACACTTCATATACTGCCTGGCTTGGTGGTTTCGGGATCTTCGCAAGTTTAGCTGCTGCCAACGCAGCCTGACAAAGTGCGGGATCGCCACCTTCAGGTTTGATATCCAGTAACATACCATCGGGTGCCAGTTTTATGCGCAGCGTACAGGTCTTGCCTGCATAGGACGATGCGTCATAGAACTTACTTTCGATAGCAGATTTAATCTGCCCGGCATAGTTATTGATATCGGCCCCTGATGCGCCATTGTTTTTAGTATTACCACTCCCGGCAGGCGAAGCATTGTTCCCTTTCGCCCCTCCCCCCGTTTTCGGTGCATTCTTACCAGAGCTTAGCTCACCGAAAATATCATCTGCCTCTGCGGCAGCTTTTGCTGCAGCGGCTTTTTCAGCTGCAGCTTTTGCTGCAGCGGCTTTTTCAGCTGCAGCTTTTGCCGCTGCCGCTTTTTTGTCTGCGGCGGCTTTTTCTGCCGCTGCTTTCTTATCAGCTGCTGCCTTTTCAGCAGCCGCTTTTTCTGCTGCTTTTTTGTCGGCTGCAGCTTTCTCTGCCGCTGCTTTCTTATCAGCTGCAGCCTTTTCAGCAGCCGCTTTCTTCTCAGCTTCTGCCTTGGTTTTTTCAGCAGCTTCAGTTGCCGCTTTTTTTCTTGCTTCAGCTGCAGCTGCTTCTGCCGCTTCCGCTTTCTTCTTCAGCGCCGCAGCGGCTGCTTCGGCTTTTTTCTGCGCTTCGGCTGCGGCTTTGGCGGCTTCTGCTTCTGCTTTTTTCTTCGCGTCTGCAGCCGCTTTCTTCGCTGCTTCTTCCGCAGCTTTTGCATCCGCTTCAGCCTTCGCTTTAGCATCTGCCGCCGCTTTCGCTGCCGCCTCTTCCGCTTGCTTCTGCTTTAACTCGGCCTGTTTTGCGGCTTCTTCAGCCTGCTTTTTCTGCTCCTGAGCCGCTAACCGCTCTTTCTCAAGTTGCTTCAGGCGTTCCTGTTCAGCCGCTTGTTTCTCACGCAGTTCTTCCGCAGCCTGCTGTTCCTTCATCTTGCGCTGCTCATCAGAACGCTTCGCGCTTGATTCCTGGCTTTGCATGCGTTTGTACTGCTCAACTACCGCACCTGAATCAACCATTACAGCGTCGATGGACGAACCACCGCCACCTCCGGCTGAAGCTTCTATATTCTCATCGAACGAACTCCAGATCAGCGCCGCAAATAAGATGACATGCAGCACTGCTGAAATAATTATCGCCCGCTTGAGCTTGTCGTTTTGTTCGGTTGCCTTTGACACTCTCGGTTTCCAAAAACTGTTCGCCTGTTACCCGCTCTCTTTCAAGCAAGGGAAACGCAGATGTTTAGATAGGCTGCGTCATTAAACCAACCGATTTCACACCTGCACTATGTAACAAGTTCAGTGCTTTAATTATTTCATCGTAAGGCACATCTTTTGCGCCACCGATCAGAAAGACCGTTTTCGGGTTGGCCTTGAAACGGCTGGACACTTCCGCCACCACCTGCTCTGGTGGTAAACGCTCCAGGCGATCTTTCTCAACCATCACGTTGTACTGACCAATACCAGACACTTCAACAATCACTGGCGGATTATCGTTACTGCTCACCGCCTGTGATTCAGTAGCGTCTGGCAGATCGACCTCCACGCTCTGGGTGATGATGGGCGCTGTCGCCATAAAGATCAGCAACAGCACCAGCAGTACGTCCAGCAACGGTACAATGTTGATTTCGGACTTGAGATCGCGACGACCTCGTCCACGCGCTCTGGCCATGGCTTACCCCTTGTTGCTCTCGCTAACGGTAAACGCCTGGCGGTGCAGAATCGCGGTAAACTCTTCCATAAAGTTGTCGTAATTCAGTTCCAGTTTGTTTACGCGCTGGTTGAGGCGGTTATAAGCCATTACCGCCGGAATTGCGGCGAACAGACCAATTGCCGTCGCAATCAACGCTTCTGCGATACCGGGCGCAACCATTTGCAGTGTTGCTTGTTTTACCGCCCCGAGGGCGATAAAGGCGTGCATGATCCCCCAGACCGTACCAAACAGACCAATATACGGGCTGATGGAGCCAACAGTACCGAGGAACGGAATGTGCGTTTCCAGATTTTCAAGTTCACGGTTCATGGAAATACGCATCGCTCGCGACGCCCCTTCCACTACGGCTTCCGGCGCATGGCTATTGGCACGATGCAGGCGCACAAACTCTTTGAACCCGCTGTAAAAGATTTGTTCCGAACCAGTGAGATTATCCCGTTTTCCCTGGCTCTCCTGATAGAGGCGAGAAAGTTCGATTCCGGACCAGAATTTATCTTCAAACGCTTCGGCTTCGCGCGCCGCTGCGTTAAGAATACGGGTCCGCTGGATAATAATGGCCCAGGATGCGATTGAAAAACCAATCAAAATCAACATGATAAGTTTAACCAGAAGGCTAGCCTTCAGGAACAAATCAAGGATATTCATGTCAGTCACTGCTTAAACTCCGCGACAATAGACTTGGGAAGCGCACGAGGCTTCATTTTGAGTGGGTCAACGCAAACAACCAGAACCTCTGCTTCATTCAGCAAAGTATTCTCGGCGTTGACAATACGTTGCGTGAAAACCAAAGAGGTGCCACGCATTGATGTTATTTCAGTCTGTATTTCGAGCATATCGTCGAGCCGCGCAGGTGCATAATATTCCACCGTCATTTTACGCACCACAAAGGCAACGCGTTCAGCCATCAGCGCCTGCTGACTGAAGTGATGATGACGCAGCATCTCTGTGCGTGCTCTTTCATAAAAAGCGACGTAACTGGCGTGGTACACCACACCACCGGCATCGGTATCTTCATAGTAGACGCGAACCGGCCATCGAAACAGCGTTGTATTCACTTTACATCCCGGTAATGCAACAAAAGTTAGAGCTTTTAAACGCTGCTACTATACGCGCGCGATTGAGGTTTGGGAATGAGGGCAAGTTAAGGGAGCGTAAAAATTTATGGGCCTGAAGCGGCCCATAAATTTTTAAAGAGAATTCTGATTTAAAAGAAGAAGAAAATCAGCCCGACAATGAGAACAATATCGGCAAGCAAAGGGCAAAAAATCCCTTGCCAGAGAACCTTCTGCGGACGAAAGCCCACGCCGTGAATAACACCAGCACAGACGGCCCACATCAGCAATAAACCATGCCAGATTTCCAGTTCACTGGTCTTCGCGGCGAAACGTGACGGGTCCCAAAACATACATCCTGCTAACAGAAGCGCCATCACGAAGGAAAGCGCCCGCAGGGGGCGCTTGTCCATTACCGCATACAAGGTTGCGATAATCTTACTCATCAGATGTCTTCTTGACCGGCTTTGCCTGATTCGACGTGCTCAAGCGCCAGCGCGGTGATTACCCCAAACGAACAGGCAAGAAGCGTTCCCAGAATCCATGCGAAATACCACATTTTTAGCTCCTTACTTAGTACAGAGAGTGGGTGTTACGTTCAATATCTTCTTTGGTGATACGACCGAACATTTTCCAGTAGCACCAGGCGGTGTAGAGCAGAATGATCGGTACCAGAACCACCGCAACCCAGGTCATGACGTTAAGCGTCAGCTGGCTGGAAGTTGCATCCCACATTGTCAGACTTGCGTTCATCATGGTGCTGGACGGCATCACAAACGGGAACATTGCAATACCGGCAGTCAGGATGATGCAGGCCAGCGTCAGGGAGGAGAACACAAACGCCCACGCCGCTTTATCCATACGTGCAGTCAGAATGGTCAGCAGAGGCAGAACCACACCCAGTACCGGAATAGCCCACAGAATCGGCGTATTGTTGAAGTTCACCAACCATGCGCCAGCTTCACGAACCACTTCTTTATTCAGCGGGTTAGATGCCGCGTAATGGTCCATTGTTGATTTCACAACATAACCATCGATACCGTACATCACCCATACGCCAGCCAGTGCGAAGCAGACCAGTGTCACCAGTGCCGCCACCTGAGCCGTTGCACGGGTACGCAGGTGCAGTTCGCCCACGGTACGCATCTGCAGATAGGTTGCGCCCTGAGTAATGATCATCCCTACGCTCACCACGCCAGCCAGCAGGCCGAACGGGTTAAGCAGCTGGAAGAAGTTACCGGTGTAGTACAGACGCAGAT
The nucleotide sequence above comes from Escherichia coli. Encoded proteins:
- the pnuC gene encoding nicotinamide riboside transporter PnuC, with product MDFFSVQNILVHIPIGAGGYDLSWIEAVGTIAGLLCIGLASLEKISNYFFGLINVTLFGIIFFQIQLYASLLLQVFFFAANIYGWYAWSRQTSQNEAELKIRWLPLPKALSWLAVCVVSIGLMTVFINPVFAFLTRVAVMIMQALGLQVAMPELQPDAFPFWDSCMMVLSIVAMILMTRKYVENWLLWVIINVISVVIFALQGVYAMSLEYIILTFIALNGSRMWINSARERGSRALSH
- the nadA gene encoding quinolinate synthase NadA; amino-acid sequence: MSVMFDPEAAIYPFPPKPTLLSIDEKAYYREKIKRLLKERNAVMVAHYYTDPEIQQLAEETGGCISDSLEMARFGAKHPASTLLVAGVRFMGETAKILSPEKTILMPTLQAECSLDLGCPVEEFNAFCDAHPDRTVVVYANTSAAVKARADWVVTSSIAVELIDHLDSLGEKIIWAPDKHLGRYVQKQTGADILCWQGACIVHDEFKTQALTRLQEEYPDAAILVHPESPQAIVDMADAVGSTSQLIAAAKTLPHQRLIVATDRGIFYKMQQAVPDKELLEAPTAGEGATCRSCAHCPWMAMNGLQAIAEALEQEGSNHEVHVEEKLREKALVPLNRMLDFAATLRG
- the cpoB gene encoding cell division protein CpoB — translated: MSSNFRHQLLSLSLLVGIAAPWAAFAQAPISSVGSGSVEDRVTQLERISNAHSQLLTQLQQQLSDNQSDIDSLRGQIQENQYQLNQVVERQKQILLQIDSLSSGGAAAQSTSGDQSGAAASTTPTADAGTANAGAPVKSGDANTDYNAAIALVQDKSRQDDAMVAFQNFIKNYPDSTYLPNANYWLGQLNYNKGKKDDAAYYFASVVKNYPKSPKAADAMFKVGVIMQDKGDTAKAKAVYQQVISKYPGTDGAKQAQKRLNAM
- the pal gene encoding peptidoglycan-associated lipoprotein Pal, coding for MQLNKVLKGLMIALPVMAIAACSSNKNASNDGSEGMLGAGTGMDANGGNGNMSSEEQARLQMQQLQQNNIVYFDLDKYDIRSDFAQMLDAHANFLRSNPSYKVTVEGHADERGTPEYNISLGERRANAVKMYLQGKGVSADQISIVSYGKEKPAVLGHDEAAYSKNRRAVLVY
- the tolB gene encoding Tol-Pal system beta propeller repeat protein TolB is translated as MKQALRVAFGFLILWASVLHAEVRIVIDSGVDSGRPIGVVPFQWAGPGAAPEDIGGIVAADLRNSGKFNPLDRARLPQQPGSAQEVQPAAWSALGIDAVVVGQVTPNPDGSYNVAYQLVDTGGAPGTVLAQNSYKVNKQWLRYAGHTASDEVFEKLTGIKGAFRTRIAYVVQTNGGQFPYELRVSDYDGYNQFVVHRSPQPLMSPAWSPDGSKLAYVTFESGRSALVIQTLANGAVRQVASFPRHNGAPAFSPDGSKLAFALSKTGSLNLYVMDLASGQIRQVTDGRSNNTEPTWFPDSQNLAFTSDQAGRPQVYKVNINGGAPQRITWEGSQNQDADVSSDGKFMVMVSSNGGQQHIAKQDLATGGVQVLSSTFLDETPSLAPNGTMVIYSSSQGMGSVLNLVSTDGRFKARLPATDGQVKFPAWSPYL
- the tolA gene encoding cell envelope integrity protein TolA, whose amino-acid sequence is MSKATEQNDKLKRAIIISAVLHVILFAALIWSSFDENIEASAGGGGGSSIDAVMVDSGAVVEQYKRMQSQESSAKRSDEQRKMKEQQAAEELREKQAAEQERLKQLEKERLAAQEQKKQAEEAAKQAELKQKQAEEAAAKAAADAKAKAEADAKAAEEAAKKAAADAKKKAEAEAAKAAAEAQKKAEAAAAALKKKAEAAEAAAAEARKKAATEAAEKTKAEAEKKAAAEKAAADKKAAAEKAAADKKAAEKAAAEKAAADKKAAAEKAAADKKAAAAKAAAEKAAAAKAAAEKAAAAKAAAEADDIFGELSSGKNAPKTGGGAKGNNASPAGSGNTKNNGASGADINNYAGQIKSAIESKFYDASSYAGKTCTLRIKLAPDGMLLDIKPEGGDPALCQAALAAAKLAKIPKPPSQAVYEVFKNAPLDFKP
- the tolR gene encoding colicin uptake protein TolR: MARARGRGRRDLKSEINIVPLLDVLLVLLLIFMATAPIITQSVEVDLPDATESQAVSSNDNPPVIVEVSGIGQYNVMVEKDRLERLPPEQVVAEVSSRFKANPKTVFLIGGAKDVPYDEIIKALNLLHSAGVKSVGLMTQPI
- the tolQ gene encoding Tol-Pal system protein TolQ, which translates into the protein MTDMNILDLFLKASLLVKLIMLILIGFSIASWAIIIQRTRILNAAAREAEAFEDKFWSGIELSRLYQESQGKRDNLTGSEQIFYSGFKEFVRLHRANSHAPEAVVEGASRAMRISMNRELENLETHIPFLGTVGSISPYIGLFGTVWGIMHAFIALGAVKQATLQMVAPGIAEALIATAIGLFAAIPAVMAYNRLNQRVNKLELNYDNFMEEFTAILHRQAFTVSESNKG
- the ybgC gene encoding tol-pal system-associated acyl-CoA thioesterase, producing the protein MNTTLFRWPVRVYYEDTDAGGVVYHASYVAFYERARTEMLRHHHFSQQALMAERVAFVVRKMTVEYYAPARLDDMLEIQTEITSMRGTSLVFTQRIVNAENTLLNEAEVLVVCVDPLKMKPRALPKSIVAEFKQ
- the ybgE gene encoding cyd operon protein YbgE, which encodes MSKIIATLYAVMDKRPLRALSFVMALLLAGCMFWDPSRFAAKTSELEIWHGLLLMWAVCAGVIHGVGFRPQKVLWQGIFCPLLADIVLIVGLIFFFF
- the cydX gene encoding cytochrome bd-I oxidase subunit CydX, producing MWYFAWILGTLLACSFGVITALALEHVESGKAGQEDI
- the cydB gene encoding cytochrome d ubiquinol oxidase subunit II produces the protein MIDYEVLRFIWWLLVGVLLIGFAVTDGFDMGVGMLTRFLGRNDTERRIMINSIAPHWDGNQVWLITAGGALFAAWPMVYAAAFSGFYVAMILVLASLFFRPVGFDYRSKIEETRWRNMWDWGIFIGSFVPPLVIGVAFGNLLQGVPFNVDEYLRLYYTGNFFQLLNPFGLLAGVVSVGMIITQGATYLQMRTVGELHLRTRATAQVAALVTLVCFALAGVWVMYGIDGYVVKSTMDHYAASNPLNKEVVREAGAWLVNFNNTPILWAIPVLGVVLPLLTILTARMDKAAWAFVFSSLTLACIILTAGIAMFPFVMPSSTMMNASLTMWDATSSQLTLNVMTWVAVVLVPIILLYTAWCYWKMFGRITKEDIERNTHSLY